The genomic interval AGGAGGCACGGCCAACCGCTACCGATGGTTCAAAGACAATAATCCGGTGGACAATGACTTAAACATTGCAGATTATACCATCGCGCGTTCGCAAGCCGATGATACGGGCAGCTATCGGGTACAAGTTACCAACCCCAACGCCCCCGATTTGACCTTGGTAAGCCTTCCTGTGCAAGTGCAAATAACTTGTGCTACGGCAGCAACTTTTACCATACGTGCACAAGGGGCTACCGAACTCTGCGGTAATGAACCTTTTACCACTGTTTTGCAAGTAACGGGCATGGAAAATGCCGCTGAAATCCGCTGGTTACGCAATGGCAGTCTGCTGGCAGGCGTGCAAGGGCGCAACTTTACCCCGCAAACAGCAGGCAGATATCGCGCAATGGTACGCACCGAAGGCGCTAACTGTTTTGCTGTCAGCAGTAACGAAATTGAGATTCAGATATCGGAAAATATCAGTACGGCACTGACAGTGGCACAAGGCGGCAGGCTGTTTGTACAAGTGGCAGGCAATCCCGCCGTACAGCGCTATGAGTGGTTCCGCAATGGTCAGTTGATAGCCTCCACTATCTCACGTGAGTTTACCGCCGAGCAGGCAGGCAATTACAGCGTCAGCCTGATTACTTCCAACGGTTGTCGCTTTACTTCTGCGGTAGTTGCTGTGGATAATACCATCGTCGGCATAGAAGAGTGGCCGACAGTGGTTCCTTTGCGCTTGTACCCCAACCCTGCCCGCGACCAATTACAGATTCAAAGTTCATTGCTGAAAATAGAAGACTGTAAGGTATTTAATGCACTGGGGCAGCAGCTGTCCGTTCGGGCAGAGAAGCAACTGCCGCATGAGTGGCTGTTAGATATCGGCGGGTTGGTACCCGGTGCTTACTTGCTGCGTTGCCGCACCCAGCAAGGCGACATATGGCTGAAATGGATTAAGGAGTAGGCGGTGGCGTATTTTCTCGCTCAAACTCTTCAATCAGGCAGGTTTTATCTACTATCTGATGAATCATTTCATCCAGTTGGGTGATGCTTATGTGTAATTTGTCCATAACCTCTTTGTTGAAGGGATCATTCAGGTCGTCATAATTAAAAATACTGAGCAAGCCCATGATATTGGCTACAGGCCTTCTGATTTCGTGCGACTGTATGTAGGCAATTTCTTTGAGTACCGCGTTTTGCTTCTCTATGTAGCTCACATACTTTTTAAGGTCTGTGATATCTGCCAGCAAAATGGTAACGCCTATTATCTGCTCTTCTTCGTAAACAGGGTTGTACTCCACACGAAACCAGCGGGAAGGTGCAAATGCTTCATGGAAAAACTCGCGTTCCATTACAAAAGACTTGCCTTGCAACACTTGCTCAAAAATCTGTTCAAAGCCGGCCAGTTCTTCCTTGGTACGGAAATATTGCTTAAAGTTCTCTCCTGCAATTAATTCCCGCCCGTGCAGTATCTGTGCGTTGCGGGCTGCCATCTTGTTGAAAAACAGCAGATTAGCCTGCGTATCCAGAAAAAATATCACCTGTCCGGTATTGTCAAAAATGGCCTTTAACTGTTGCTGTTTGTTTTGCAGGCGATATTGCGAAGAGGCTATCTCTTCCGATTGACTCCGCAACTCCTCGTTTTGCTGTGCCAACTCCTCATTGAGTTCTTGCAGTTGTGCATTGGCTTGTCTTACTTCCTGAACCTTCTCCTCAACTTTCAAGTTCAATTCCGCATTTTGGACTTCCAACTGCGCACTCTGATTCGCAATTTGCTCAATCAGAAAATTGCGGAAATTATGTGCCTGTTGAATTTCGGAGTTGTCCCACCGCACCGCACGATTGCGCACCGTTTCTTCCCACTTCTCAAAGGACTTGCGCGGGCTGAGGCGAAAACCGTCCTCGCCGGGCAATAGCAATACTTTTTCCGCAGGATTGCCGCCCCACGTAATCGTTTGTATGGTTTCGGGTTTAAACCATATGATGTAGCGCTTTTCGTATTGAGAAAGCCGAATGGCAAGTATACCACTGGCAACACTCGCGTGCCTGCCTGCAATGGGGAAATGTTTTTGCAGGCTGTCCGTATAAAATATATTCTCGCCGTGATAAGTGAATAACCATTGAACGATTTCCCGAATAACCTCTTTGGGTGGCAGCAAGCCCGTTCCCATAGAGTTATTCTCCCACCAAATAACAACGCCGGAAGCAGAGTTGAGCTTCAGCAGCAACGAAAGATCATGCAAAAGCCCGTTAATAACGCTGCGCTCGCGGGCAATGTGCTTGATGATTTCCTTTTCGTAGGACTGCACCTGAATATGGTGGCGTTGTGCATTGACATTTTCCACCATTTCAATCTGATATGCCGCAATGCTACCGACATGCTCCAATAATAAACGGAGTTTGCTGTCAATAAATTTTTCATGATAATGGTGGCAAGTCAGCAGCCCCCACAGCTTGTTATTGATGATAATGGAAATCACCAGCGTAGCCTTTACGCCCATATTTTGCAAATACTCCACATGGATGGGAGATACGCTCCTGAGAAATGACTTGGACAAATCCAAAGGCTCTTTTGTCTTTGGATTTATTTGCGGCACTATATCCACCGGCACATAATCTACGTCAGGAATCATTCGCAGCACATTGGTCAAGTAAAGTTTACGTGCTTGTGCCGGTATATCGCTTGCAGGAAAATGATGCCCAAAGAAAGAATACAGCTCAGGCCTGCGCGATTCGGCTATGATTTTCCCGTTCCATTCTTCATCAAACTGGTAAACCATTACCCGGTCATAGGATGTTATCTGGCGGACATTGCGGGCAAGCACATCACACAACTCGTTTACCTGATGGCAGGCTTTCAGGCTCTGCATCAGATGGTTGGTGGCACTGTAATAATCGGTAGATTGTAAATAAAATTTTCGGACTGTTTCGCACTCAATAATGAGCACTCCCTGCTGCCAAATATGGAGCACACTCTGGTAGCTCTTGCCGTTTTGAAACTCCAACTCAATCGGATTGATAAATATGAGTTGGTCTTTTTGCAGAGCAGTCGTAATCTGCAAAAGGGTGTAAGTTGTCAGCAAATCCGACAGCGGTTTGCCTAACGCCGCATCAGGTGTTACACCTATATATTCCTCCGTATTATTGCTGCACTGTGTAACAGTCAGCGTATCCACATCTACCGCCAGTAAAAACCCGAAAGGTTGAATTTTACCGGGTATATGGATAGGCTCACGGTCGCAATTAGATAAGTCTATAACAGTATCAGAAAAGGGCAATTCAGACGCTTCCATCAAAAAAAATTGACAATTATTAGTCTTGTGTCGATACAATAAACTTTTGTAGCAATATAACAAATGACAAGCAAAAAATTCATCTTTCATTCCGCTTTTTGTTTTCTTTTGTATATTTGTATCGCTTACGATATAATCGCAAAAGACAAATGAAAACAACTCTTATGCAAACTGTATTTCGGGTACTGTTAGGTATATTAATGGTATTGCCCGGCGTTGGTCATCTTACTTTCCAACGGCAGGAGTTTTTGGCGCAGGTTCCTCGCTGGCTGCCCAATGACCCTGCTTTTATGGATTTTGTTGTGCTTGCCTCCGGCGTAGTTGAAATTGCGCTTGGGCTGGCTATGATTTTCTGGGAGCGCCGCAAAGTTCAGGTGGGCATTGCGCTGGCTATTTTCTACGTACTGATTTTCCCGGGTAATATTTCGCAGTACACCAACGGCATCAGTGCATTTGGGCTGGATACGGATACCAAGCGATTGGTGCGCTTGTTCTTCCAACCCGTCCTGATTCTGTGGGCTTTGTGGAGTACGGGGGCGCTGCATTATCTGATAAGCAAGCGGCACATGTCAAAAAGGTGATTTGGCATCCAAAGGCTACCTTTGCCGAAAACCGATTAGCAGGCATGGAACACGACGGCACTTCGCTTTATTTGGAAAATCAGTTATGTTTTCCTTTGTATGCCGCTGCAAGGCTCACCAACCAGATTTACACGCCTTTTCTGAAAGCGTTAGACCTCACCTACCCGCAATATCTCGTGCTGCTGGTTTTGTGGCAGTTCGGCAGCCGGTCGGTCCATGAAATTGGTGAGCAACTGCTACTGGAATCAAACACACTGACTCCTCTTTTGAAGAGATTAGAAGAAAAACAAATCGTACAGAGAAGCAGGTCTGCCGATGATGAACGCGTGGTAATGGTTACACTTACGGAAAAAGGGCAACGATTGAAGTCGGATGCCATACACATCCCCGAAAAAATTATCAACTCGTTCCGCAACGATTCCATCAGCACAGAAGAAATTACTGACTTGCAAAAGACCCTGCACAAACTTATTCGCGTACTCGGCGAACAGTTGAAATAATGCCGAAATGCGTGTTAATCAGGTGTGTGGATTATACAAAAGTGCAAGAGGTTTACGAAAAATCGTTTGTATAAATTATTGAAAAACAAATATTTAAAATACCGGCAGGGACTTTGTCCGATGACAGATTTTCTAAGACTGTATCCCTGCCGATAGATGTAGGTAAAGGCAATTTAAACCGCTCAATTACTTACTTCTGCTGTCTGCGCCAAGTGTTGGTATAGCTGCCGTCTAAGGCTTGCTCTACGAACTCGGTTTCTGTGAGTTTGATGATTTTGTTTTTGCGGGGTTCGCCGCCAAGTACTTCGTTGGTGTAGGTGATAATATCGCCTTCAATGCTGATTTTATCGGGTCCGTATTCTTCGCCCACGTTAGACATAGCCTCGTTACCTGTAATGATAAGAGAAGCCCACGTTTCGCTGTCGTTGGGGTCGCCGGTTTCCCAACTGCCTTGCAGCATGTCTAAGTAAGATTTGGCAGGTGCTGCTTCGGTGGCGGCAGTAGCGGTTTCGGTGCTTTCTCCTTGCTTAGCACCGCCGCAGGCT from Rhodoflexus caldus carries:
- a CDS encoding DoxX family protein; its protein translation is MQTVFRVLLGILMVLPGVGHLTFQRQEFLAQVPRWLPNDPAFMDFVVLASGVVEIALGLAMIFWERRKVQVGIALAIFYVLIFPGNISQYTNGISAFGLDTDTKRLVRLFFQPVLILWALWSTGALHYLISKRHMSKR
- a CDS encoding GAF domain-containing protein, with translation MEASELPFSDTVIDLSNCDREPIHIPGKIQPFGFLLAVDVDTLTVTQCSNNTEEYIGVTPDAALGKPLSDLLTTYTLLQITTALQKDQLIFINPIELEFQNGKSYQSVLHIWQQGVLIIECETVRKFYLQSTDYYSATNHLMQSLKACHQVNELCDVLARNVRQITSYDRVMVYQFDEEWNGKIIAESRRPELYSFFGHHFPASDIPAQARKLYLTNVLRMIPDVDYVPVDIVPQINPKTKEPLDLSKSFLRSVSPIHVEYLQNMGVKATLVISIIINNKLWGLLTCHHYHEKFIDSKLRLLLEHVGSIAAYQIEMVENVNAQRHHIQVQSYEKEIIKHIARERSVINGLLHDLSLLLKLNSASGVVIWWENNSMGTGLLPPKEVIREIVQWLFTYHGENIFYTDSLQKHFPIAGRHASVASGILAIRLSQYEKRYIIWFKPETIQTITWGGNPAEKVLLLPGEDGFRLSPRKSFEKWEETVRNRAVRWDNSEIQQAHNFRNFLIEQIANQSAQLEVQNAELNLKVEEKVQEVRQANAQLQELNEELAQQNEELRSQSEEIASSQYRLQNKQQQLKAIFDNTGQVIFFLDTQANLLFFNKMAARNAQILHGRELIAGENFKQYFRTKEELAGFEQIFEQVLQGKSFVMEREFFHEAFAPSRWFRVEYNPVYEEEQIIGVTILLADITDLKKYVSYIEKQNAVLKEIAYIQSHEIRRPVANIMGLLSIFNYDDLNDPFNKEVMDKLHISITQLDEMIHQIVDKTCLIEEFERENTPPPTP
- a CDS encoding MarR family winged helix-turn-helix transcriptional regulator yields the protein MIWHPKATFAENRLAGMEHDGTSLYLENQLCFPLYAAARLTNQIYTPFLKALDLTYPQYLVLLVLWQFGSRSVHEIGEQLLLESNTLTPLLKRLEEKQIVQRSRSADDERVVMVTLTEKGQRLKSDAIHIPEKIINSFRNDSISTEEITDLQKTLHKLIRVLGEQLK